Genomic segment of Candidatus Syntrophosphaera sp.:
TGATGCGCAAGATCTGCTCTGTTACGGGCTATCCGCACACCGAATCCTACGTCACCCCCACCGGCATTTTCCTCTCTGTGAGGGACGAGGAAGGCCAGGTTAGCACGAGCATCAAAAGGGTTGACAACCGGCGCATCGATCTGGGCAAGATCACCCGGGTCACTGGACTGGTCAACGATCTGGAGCGGAACATCCATGACGAGCAGACCAGCAATATAACGCCTGCTGAGTTTCGCGCCGAGCTGACTCGTATCGATAGCGAACAGCCCTGGCCCCAATGGTTTACGATCCTCTGCGGTGGCCTCACCAGCGGGTGTTTCTGCCTTCTTTTTGGCGGATCCTGGGCAGAATTCGGGGTTGCCTATATTGTCGGGGTGCTGGTCAGCTTGTCCCTCAAACTATTGGCCACGCTGCAGATCAACAACTTTCTGCTGCATATCCTGGGCGCCGCGGGTGTGGTGACCTTTGCCAAGCTCATCGACATCGTCGTGCCCGGCATCAAGCTGGATAACATCATCATCGGCGGGATCATGCTGCTGGTGCCAGGCCTGGCTTTTGTGAACGCCATCCGCGACACCATGAGCGGGGACCTCGTTTCCGGCACCGCCCGGGCTGTGGAAGCCCTGTTCATCGCCATCGCCATCGCGACGGGCAGCGGCGTGATGCTGATGCTTTGGGCATTCTGGGGGTTTTAGATGAAGCCCTTTGACCAATTCACTCTGATGCAGTTTGCCTGGGCGGCGCTTTCCATCCTGGGCTTCTCCATCCGCGTCAACCTCAAGGGCCGCAAGATCTTCTGGCTGGCTTTTGGCGGTGGACTGAGTTGGGCCTTTTACCTGATCATCCTCTATTTCAGCAAGTCGCTCATGTTTTCCATCTTCGGCTCGGTTATATTGGTATGTAGCTATTCGGAGATCGTGGCCCGGCTGCTCAAGACGCCGGTTTCCGTGTTCGTGACCTGCGTGATCATTCCCCTCGTGCCCGGAAGCAGCCTATATTACATGATGCGGGCCTATATCGCCGGAAACACAGCCCTGGCCTCGGAACAAGGCTACAAGGTGCTTTTGATCTCAGGGACGATCGCCATGGCCATCGCCATCGTGAGCAGCGCCACGAACCTGATCTTCCGGCTCAGAAACAGATTTTAGGAGTTTAAATACATGTATAAATCAGCCAAACAAAGCAGCCTGGAGCAGCGCATCCTCAAACTGCTGCAGGGAAAGCCTCTCGAAG
This window contains:
- a CDS encoding threonine/serine exporter family protein, coding for MTNLNSREATELSLEIGRILLQGGATTNRVEMMMRKICSVTGYPHTESYVTPTGIFLSVRDEEGQVSTSIKRVDNRRIDLGKITRVTGLVNDLERNIHDEQTSNITPAEFRAELTRIDSEQPWPQWFTILCGGLTSGCFCLLFGGSWAEFGVAYIVGVLVSLSLKLLATLQINNFLLHILGAAGVVTFAKLIDIVVPGIKLDNIIIGGIMLLVPGLAFVNAIRDTMSGDLVSGTARAVEALFIAIAIATGSGVMLMLWAFWGF
- a CDS encoding threonine/serine exporter family protein: MKPFDQFTLMQFAWAALSILGFSIRVNLKGRKIFWLAFGGGLSWAFYLIILYFSKSLMFSIFGSVILVCSYSEIVARLLKTPVSVFVTCVIIPLVPGSSLYYMMRAYIAGNTALASEQGYKVLLISGTIAMAIAIVSSATNLIFRLRNRF